Proteins encoded by one window of Deltaproteobacteria bacterium:
- the rpoC gene encoding DNA-directed RNA polymerase subunit beta' — translation MDDIFSLFEKPQNPSHFSAMKVSIASPERIRSWSHGQVKKPETINYRTFKPERDGLFCSKIFGPTKDYECNCGKYKRMRHRGVVCEKCGVEVIQSKVRRERMGHIELASPVAHIWFLKSLPSRIGNLLDLSLRDLEKVLYFEAYIVRDPGSSDLNYGELLTEKEYRSALERYGTSIKVGIGAEVVKDMLAELDLQRLVKDLRAEMDEATNEAKRKKISKRLKVIYSIIDSGNRPEWMILECLPVLPPDLRPLVPLDGGRFATSDLNDLYRRVINRNNRLHRLLELNAPDIIIRNEKRMLQEAVDALFDNGRRGRVITGPNKRPLKSLSDMLKGKGGRFRQNLLGKRVDYSGRSVIVVGPELRLHQCGLPKQMALELFKPFIYNKLEQKGFVTTIKSAKKMVEQEKSVVWDILDEVIREHPVLLNRAPTLHRLGIQAFEPVLVEGKAIRLHPLVCTAFNADFDGDQMAVHVPLSVEAQVEARVLMMSTNNILSPAHGKPVIVPTQDIVLGLYYMTRERPCAKGTGKIFTDPFEVIMAYEAKEVELQAKIKVRIEGKIYDTTVGRVLLYDILPKGLGFEEANVVMKKKTVGDLIAKCFKKCGDKATVILADRLKDLGFGFATKAGISICMADMEIPENKRALLEDAEKRLNAVEVQYQEGLITAGERYNKAIDIWADAGDRVAIDMMAGISSTKFVEGDNVLTGPSFNPIYMMADSGARGSSQQIRQLAGMRGLMAKPDGSILETPIKANFREGLSVGEYFISTHGARKGLADTALKTANSGYLTRRLVDVAQDCVVSTQDCKTLDGIEVTALTEGGEEIESLFDRILGRVALEDVCDPISGDVLVLGNQEIDEEKAQIIADAGIDRVMIRSVLTCQQQYGVCASCYGRDLARGHLVNLGETVGVIAAQSIGEPGTQLTMRTFHIGGTATGRAEQTNLMARYPGTIRLENASIVISPRGQVVMGRKAEIVVYDAKDGRERERHPLVYGAVVTPRDGDVVKAGDLLAEWDPFSMPILTEVGGTVKWKDINSQTLEERTDERTGFVEREIREPRDRTSELRPALVVEESDGKERIFYLPIGVKVVVDHGAEVFPGSVLAKRERETTKTKDITGGLPRVAELFEARKPKVPAEVSDIDGIVSFGEDLRGKRRLIVTPEVGEPSEYLIPKHVHLFVQEGDRVRAGDALTSGSPNPHDILRVLGVGELAKFLVNEAQEVYRLQGVRINDKHLEVIVRQMLGKVKVVEAGGTNFLSGDSVGRFEFERENQKVIEKGGKPATYEPLLLGITKAALSTESFISAASFQETTKVLTEAAISARVDSLRGLKENVIMGRLIPAGTGIVKATDAAEIEVETEESVVGGVEVVRSASGRAIGMPSQEYLMSRSGVATQQ, via the coding sequence ATGGATGATATTTTTTCATTATTTGAAAAGCCACAGAATCCATCTCATTTTTCAGCAATGAAGGTTTCTATAGCAAGTCCCGAGAGGATACGCTCCTGGTCTCACGGGCAGGTAAAGAAGCCTGAGACCATTAACTATAGGACTTTTAAGCCCGAGCGCGATGGCTTGTTTTGCTCGAAGATTTTTGGACCAACTAAGGATTACGAATGCAATTGTGGAAAGTATAAACGCATGCGCCATCGCGGTGTTGTTTGCGAAAAATGCGGCGTCGAGGTGATTCAGTCTAAGGTAAGGCGAGAGCGGATGGGGCATATCGAGCTTGCCTCGCCAGTAGCTCATATTTGGTTTTTAAAGAGTTTGCCCAGTAGAATAGGAAACTTGTTAGACCTATCGCTTAGAGATTTGGAAAAAGTCCTATATTTCGAGGCTTATATCGTTAGGGATCCAGGTTCTAGTGATTTGAACTATGGCGAGCTGTTGACGGAAAAGGAATATAGGAGTGCCCTGGAGAGGTACGGGACTAGCATAAAGGTGGGCATTGGGGCTGAGGTTGTAAAGGATATGTTGGCAGAGCTCGACTTGCAGCGGCTAGTCAAAGACCTGCGTGCAGAAATGGATGAAGCCACTAACGAGGCAAAGCGCAAAAAGATTTCTAAGCGCCTTAAGGTTATCTATTCAATTATAGATAGTGGCAATCGGCCAGAGTGGATGATTTTAGAATGTTTGCCGGTGTTGCCCCCGGATTTGCGTCCTTTGGTGCCGCTGGATGGAGGACGTTTTGCTACGAGCGATTTAAACGATCTGTATAGGCGGGTAATCAATCGCAACAATAGGTTGCATCGCCTACTCGAGCTAAATGCGCCCGATATAATTATAAGAAACGAGAAAAGAATGTTGCAGGAAGCGGTGGATGCGCTTTTTGACAATGGCAGACGCGGTCGCGTAATTACAGGGCCAAACAAGCGGCCACTCAAATCACTAAGCGATATGCTTAAAGGTAAAGGAGGGCGCTTTAGGCAGAATCTTTTGGGTAAACGCGTAGACTACTCGGGGCGATCGGTCATTGTGGTTGGTCCTGAGTTAAGGCTTCATCAGTGCGGTCTGCCGAAACAAATGGCACTCGAGCTCTTTAAGCCTTTTATCTACAACAAGCTTGAGCAGAAGGGTTTTGTCACTACCATTAAAAGTGCGAAGAAGATGGTAGAGCAAGAAAAGTCCGTAGTGTGGGATATTTTGGATGAGGTGATTAGAGAACATCCCGTCTTGTTAAACAGGGCGCCTACTCTGCATCGGTTGGGAATTCAAGCATTTGAGCCGGTGCTGGTTGAAGGCAAGGCAATTAGGCTACATCCGTTGGTTTGTACAGCTTTCAACGCCGATTTCGATGGCGACCAAATGGCTGTTCACGTACCGCTTTCAGTCGAAGCTCAAGTGGAAGCTCGAGTTCTCATGATGTCGACCAACAACATTTTAAGTCCGGCGCATGGCAAGCCGGTTATCGTTCCGACGCAGGACATCGTTCTTGGTCTTTATTACATGACTAGGGAGAGGCCATGCGCGAAGGGAACCGGCAAGATTTTTACGGATCCCTTTGAAGTGATCATGGCTTACGAGGCGAAAGAGGTTGAGCTACAGGCGAAGATTAAAGTTAGGATTGAAGGCAAGATATACGACACTACCGTTGGGCGCGTTCTCTTGTACGACATATTGCCTAAGGGGCTTGGATTTGAAGAAGCCAATGTGGTGATGAAAAAGAAAACCGTAGGCGATCTAATTGCTAAGTGCTTTAAGAAGTGTGGCGATAAGGCGACTGTGATTTTGGCCGATCGGCTTAAAGATTTAGGTTTTGGATTTGCGACTAAGGCTGGTATTTCTATCTGCATGGCGGATATGGAGATACCAGAAAATAAGCGAGCGCTGTTGGAGGATGCCGAGAAGCGCCTAAATGCAGTTGAAGTTCAGTATCAGGAGGGACTAATTACTGCAGGAGAACGCTATAACAAGGCGATTGACATTTGGGCTGATGCTGGAGATCGCGTTGCTATAGACATGATGGCTGGAATATCCTCCACCAAGTTCGTAGAGGGGGATAATGTTTTGACCGGGCCGAGTTTTAACCCAATTTACATGATGGCGGACTCAGGCGCGCGCGGTTCCAGTCAGCAGATTCGGCAGCTTGCGGGAATGCGCGGCCTGATGGCAAAGCCCGATGGATCTATTCTCGAGACGCCGATTAAGGCAAACTTCCGCGAAGGGTTATCGGTGGGCGAATATTTTATTTCCACTCATGGTGCCCGCAAGGGATTGGCTGATACGGCTTTGAAGACTGCAAATTCGGGTTATTTGACCAGGCGTCTTGTGGATGTGGCCCAGGACTGCGTCGTTAGCACGCAAGATTGCAAGACGCTAGATGGCATTGAAGTTACGGCGCTTACAGAGGGTGGCGAGGAGATAGAATCCTTGTTTGACCGCATACTCGGTCGAGTGGCTTTGGAGGATGTGTGCGATCCGATAAGTGGCGACGTGTTAGTGCTTGGCAATCAAGAGATTGACGAAGAAAAGGCGCAGATAATAGCCGATGCGGGAATAGATCGCGTGATGATTCGCTCGGTCTTGACATGCCAACAGCAGTATGGCGTTTGTGCGTCGTGTTACGGAAGAGATCTTGCTCGCGGACATTTAGTGAACCTTGGAGAGACGGTAGGTGTAATAGCTGCGCAATCCATAGGCGAGCCGGGAACGCAGTTAACAATGAGAACATTTCACATCGGTGGAACTGCTACTGGGCGCGCTGAGCAAACTAACCTTATGGCGCGCTATCCGGGCACGATTCGCCTGGAAAATGCTTCCATTGTCATCTCGCCACGCGGTCAGGTTGTGATGGGCAGGAAGGCTGAGATCGTGGTCTATGATGCAAAGGATGGCAGAGAAAGGGAGCGACACCCGTTGGTGTACGGAGCAGTGGTGACTCCTAGGGATGGCGATGTAGTTAAAGCTGGGGATTTGTTGGCCGAGTGGGATCCTTTCTCCATGCCGATTCTAACGGAAGTCGGAGGAACAGTTAAGTGGAAGGATATTAACTCGCAGACTCTAGAAGAGCGCACTGATGAAAGAACTGGATTCGTCGAGCGCGAGATTCGCGAACCGCGAGATCGCACGAGTGAGTTGCGGCCGGCTCTAGTAGTGGAGGAGAGCGATGGCAAAGAGCGCATTTTCTATCTACCTATTGGCGTTAAGGTCGTAGTCGATCACGGTGCGGAGGTATTTCCTGGAAGTGTATTGGCCAAACGAGAGCGCGAGACAACTAAGACAAAGGACATTACGGGAGGTTTGCCGCGAGTAGCTGAATTGTTTGAGGCTAGAAAGCCTAAAGTCCCGGCGGAAGTCAGCGACATCGACGGAATAGTAAGTTTTGGAGAAGACCTTAGGGGTAAGCGCAGGCTGATAGTAACTCCAGAAGTGGGAGAACCTAGCGAGTATTTGATTCCAAAACACGTGCATCTGTTTGTGCAGGAGGGCGATCGCGTCAGAGCTGGAGATGCGCTCACTAGTGGTTCCCCCAATCCGCACGACATTCTAAGAGTATTGGGTGTTGGCGAACTAGCGAAATTCCTAGTAAACGAAGCGCAAGAGGTTTATCGCTTGCAGGGAGTGCGCATTAACGACAAACACCTAGAAGTCATTGTTAGGCAGATGCTTGGAAAGGTTAAGGTGGTTGAGGCAGGCGGTACGAACTTCCTTTCAGGAGATTCTGTGGGACGTTTTGAGTTTGAGCGGGAGAATCAGAAAGTTATCGAGAAGGGTGGTAAGCCAGCTACATACGAACCGCTGTTGCTCGGTATAACAAAGGCCGCGCTATCTACTGAGAGCTTTATATCTGCGGCTAGCTTCCAAGAAACCACTAAAGTGTTGACCGAAGCAGCCATTAGTGCCAGGGTCGATAGCCTTCGAGGGTTAAAGGAAAATGTCATTATGGGGCGTCTCATACCAGCTGGCACCGGTATTGTGAAGGCAACCGATGCTGCTGAAATTGAGGTAGAGACCGAAGAGAGCGTAGTTGGTGGCGTCGAGGTGGTACGATCAGCTTCGGGCCGTGCCATCGGTATGCCGTCCCAGGAGTATTTAATGTCGCGTTCTGGCGTGGCAACTCAACAATAG
- a CDS encoding 30S ribosomal protein S12: MPTINQLVRQGRRSQRKKTSAPALSSCPQKRGVCTRVYSCTPKKPNSALRKVARVRLTNGMEVTSYIPGEGHNLQEHSVVMIRGGRVKDLPGVRYHTIRGKLDTQGVSGRQQSRSKYGAKRPK, encoded by the coding sequence ATGCCTACTATTAACCAACTGGTCCGTCAGGGGAGAAGAAGTCAAAGAAAGAAAACCAGCGCACCAGCGCTTAGCAGTTGTCCGCAGAAGCGAGGGGTTTGTACGAGAGTCTATTCTTGCACGCCCAAAAAGCCAAATTCGGCATTGCGCAAAGTAGCAAGGGTGCGCCTGACGAATGGAATGGAGGTTACGAGTTATATTCCCGGAGAGGGGCATAATCTTCAGGAACACTCTGTTGTTATGATTAGAGGTGGGCGCGTTAAAGACCTTCCCGGAGTGCGCTATCATACTATTAGGGGGAAGCTCGATACTCAGGGCGTATCTGGTCGACAACAGAGTAGGTCTAAATATGGCGCCAAGCGTCCTAAGTAG
- the rpsG gene encoding 30S ribosomal protein S7, whose amino-acid sequence MARKRRDYKRTVLADPKYGEVVVAKFINSMMWRGKRSVSESIFYGALDLVEQKVGADTKPLDVFHGALENVRPFVEVRSRRVGGATYQVPTEVRESRRDTLAIRWLIESARGRSEKTMRHNLASELLDASHGRGNAVKKKEDTHRMAEANRAFAHYRW is encoded by the coding sequence ATGGCCCGAAAGAGACGAGATTACAAGCGAACGGTTCTTGCCGATCCAAAATATGGCGAAGTGGTGGTTGCTAAGTTTATCAATAGTATGATGTGGCGCGGTAAGAGGAGCGTTTCGGAGTCGATTTTTTACGGAGCTCTGGATTTGGTTGAGCAAAAGGTAGGTGCGGATACAAAGCCATTGGACGTTTTTCATGGCGCTTTGGAGAATGTGCGGCCGTTCGTTGAAGTTAGATCGCGCCGCGTAGGAGGTGCTACTTACCAGGTGCCAACTGAGGTGAGAGAAAGTCGCCGCGATACGCTAGCTATTCGCTGGCTGATAGAGAGTGCGCGTGGTCGCTCGGAAAAGACCATGCGTCACAATCTTGCAAGTGAGTTGCTCGATGCATCTCATGGGCGCGGCAATGCTGTTAAGAAGAAAGAAGATACCCATCGCATGGCAGAGGCGAATAGAGCCTTCGCGCATTATAGGTGGTAG